In Anas platyrhynchos isolate ZD024472 breed Pekin duck chromosome 7, IASCAAS_PekinDuck_T2T, whole genome shotgun sequence, one genomic interval encodes:
- the TMEM37 gene encoding voltage-dependent calcium channel gamma-like subunit → MTAIGAQAQRLLAQRRPQKAFFETLIRSLIILCVAIAVVLSSISVCDGRWLLARGELFGLWHFCTVSNGSVLKCSTDLGLANVEGLSVGVIPIRSMVSFAVVVAIFGLELLMVSQVCEDANSRRKWSMGSVLILGSFLLSAAGVLSFSILMKDHLTFMGFTLTYWCEFIAAFLFFLNGISGLHINSITHPRNRVGKI, encoded by the exons ATGACGGCCATCGGGGCGCAG GCGCAGAGGCTGCTGGCGCAGCGGAGACCGCAGAAAGCCTTCTTCGAGACGCTGATCAGGAGCCTGATCATCCTGTGCGTGGCCATCGCCGTCGTCCTCTCGTCCATCTCCGTCTGCGACGGCCGCTGGCTGCTGGCGAGGGGCGAGCTCTTCGGGCTGTGGCACTTCTGCACCGTCAGCAACGGCAGCGTCCTGAAGTGCAGCACCGACCTGGGGCTGGCCAACGTGGAGGGGCTGAGCGTGGGCGTGATTCCCATCAGGAGCATGGTGTCCTTCGCCGTCGTGGTCGCGATCTTCGGCCTGGAGCTGCTGATGGTCTCCCAGGTGTGCGAAGACGCCAACTCGAGGCGCAAGTGGTCGATGGGCTCGGTCCTCATCCTTGGCTCGTTTCTGCTGTCGGCCGCTGGGGTTCTGAGCTTCTCCATCCTCATGAAGGATCACCTCACCTTCATGGGCTTCACGCTGACGTACTGGTGCGAGTTCATCGCggcctttctcttcttcctcaacGGGATCAGCGGACTGCACATCAACAGCATAACGCACCCCAGGAACAGGGTAGGAAAAATCTAG